The Bos indicus x Bos taurus breed Angus x Brahman F1 hybrid chromosome 10, Bos_hybrid_MaternalHap_v2.0, whole genome shotgun sequence genome has a segment encoding these proteins:
- the RPS6KL1 gene encoding ribosomal protein S6 kinase-like 1 isoform X5 translates to MSLVACECPPGPGLEPKPCSRARSQARVYLEQIRNRVAPGAPDMTKHDYLVDAASQIRLALERDVSEDYEAAFNHYQNGVDVLLRGMHVDPNKERCEAVKLKITKYLRRAEEIFNCHLQRTLGSGASPDEGFSSLRLRPIRTLSSALEQLRGCKVVGVIEKVQLVQDLATGGTFVVKGLSRCHMTSRERLTIIPHGVPYMTQLLRYFVTEDSIFLHLEHVKGGTLWSHLLSQPCPQQSGTGSGSSLERMKAPLNSHLSLGTSSVPLGYTRLQDGIPLEPPWTSQSLTPARGVASVKAQREAGGEASARTSTARFWDLPKAPGGCLHSHAGRGPSQSSEPAPPWGLPWVRAGAGRVLGGCCRGTGPSRPSASGGASPVSGGGAWSLKEEQVRQWAAETLLALEALHQQGVLCRDLNPRNLLLDQAGHIRLTYFGQWSEVEPQCCREASHNLYSAPEVGGISELTDACDWWSFGSLLYELLTGTALSQSHPSGIQPHTQLQLPEWLSGPAASLLTEL, encoded by the exons ATGAGCCTGGTGGCCTGTGAGTGCCCTCCTGGCCCTGGCCTGGAGCCCAAACCCTGCTCTCGAGCACGGTCCCAGGCTCGAGTGTACCTGGAGCAGATTCGCAACCGGGTGGCTCCGGGAGCAcctgacatgactaagcatgacTACCTGGTGGACGCAGCCTCTCAGATCCGGCTGGCCCTGGAGCGTGACGTCAGTGAGGACTACGAGGCCGCCTTCAACCACTACCAGAACGGCGTGGACGTTCTCCTCCGAGGCATGCACG TTGACCCCAACAAGGAGAGGTGTGAGGCTGTCAAGCTGAAGATAACCAAGTACCTGCGGCGGGCGGAGGAGATCTTTAATTGCCACCTGCAGAGGACGCTGGGCAGCGGAGCCAGCCCTGATGAG GGTTTCAGCAGCCTGAGGCTCCGGCCCATCCGCACGCTGAGCTCTGCCCTGGAGCAGCTGAGGGGCTGCAAGGTGGTCGGAGTCATCGAGAAG GTACAGCTCGTCCAGGACCTAGCAACTGGAGGGACCTTCGTGGTGAAG GGCCTGTCCAGGTGCCACATGACGAGCCGAGAGCGGCTGACCATCATCCCGCACGGCGTCCCCTACATGACCCAGCTGCTGCGGTACTTTGTGACCGAGGACTCCATCTTCCTACACCTGGAGCACGTGAAAG GAGGTACGCTCTGGTCCCACCTGCTCTCCCAGCCGTGCCCCCAGCAGTCTGGGACCGGGTCCGGCTCCAGCCTGGAGAGGATGAAGGCTCCGCTAAACTCCCACCTCAGCCTCGGGACCAGCTCGGTGCCCCTGGGATACACCCGCCTGCAGGACGGAATCCCTCTGGAGCCTCCatggacttctcagagcctcacCCCAGCCAGAGGGGTGGCGTCCGTTAAAGCCCAGAGAGAGGCTGGGGGTGAAGCCTCAGCCAGGACGAGCACTGCCCGCTTCTGGGACCTTCCAAAGGCCCCAGGTGGCTGCCTGCACTCCCACGCTGGGCGAGGGCCTAGCCAGAGCTCAGAGCCCGCGCCCCCGTGGGGGCTCCCTTGGGTTCGGGCCGGGGCTGGCCGGGTGCTGGGGGGCTGCTGCCGAGGCACAGGCCCAAGCCGCCCCTCGGCCTCTGGAGGGGCCAGCCCAGTGTCCGGCGGGGGCGCCTGGAGTCTGAAGGAGGAGCAGGTGAGGCAGTGGGCGGCCGAGACGCTGCTGGCCCTGGAGGCGCTGCACCAGCAAGGGGTGCTGTGCCGGGACCTCAATCCCCGGAATCTGCTCCTGGACCAGGCCG GCCACATCCGACTCACGTATTTTGGCCAGTGGTCAGAGGTGGAGCCCCAGTGTTGCAGGGAGGCTTCGCACAACCTCTACAGTGCCCCAG AGGTCGGTGGGATTTCGGAGCTGACCGACGCCTGTGACTGGTGGAGCTTTGGGTCTCTCCTGTATGAACTGCTGACCGGGACG GCGCTGTCCCAGAGCCACCCCTCAGGAATCCAGCCCCACACCCAGCTGCAGCTGCCCGAGTGGCTCAGTGGCCCGGCGGCCTCCCTGCTGACTGAG CTCTAG
- the RPS6KL1 gene encoding ribosomal protein S6 kinase-like 1 isoform X7, which produces MSLVACECPPGPGLEPKPCSRARSQARVYLEQIRNRVAPGAPDMTKHDYLVDAASQIRLALERDVSEDYEAAFNHYQNGVDVLLRGMHVDPNKERCEAVKLKITKYLRRAEEIFNCHLQRTLGSGASPDEGFSSLRLRPIRTLSSALEQLRGCKVVGVIEKVQLVQDLATGGTFVVKGLSRCHMTSRERLTIIPHGVPYMTQLLRYFVTEDSIFLHLEHVKGGTLWSHLLSQPCPQQSGTGSGSSLERMKAPLNSHLSLGTSSVPLGYTRLQDGIPLEPPWTSQSLTPARGVASVKAQREAGGEASARTSTARFWDLPKAPGGCLHSHAGRGPSQSSEPAPPWGLPWVRAGAGRVLGGCCRGTGPSRPSASGGASPVSGGGAWSLKEEQVRQWAAETLLALEALHQQGVLCRDLNPRNLLLDQAGHIRLTYFGQWSEVEPQCCREASHNLYSAPEVGGISELTDACDWWSFGSLLYELLTGTL; this is translated from the exons ATGAGCCTGGTGGCCTGTGAGTGCCCTCCTGGCCCTGGCCTGGAGCCCAAACCCTGCTCTCGAGCACGGTCCCAGGCTCGAGTGTACCTGGAGCAGATTCGCAACCGGGTGGCTCCGGGAGCAcctgacatgactaagcatgacTACCTGGTGGACGCAGCCTCTCAGATCCGGCTGGCCCTGGAGCGTGACGTCAGTGAGGACTACGAGGCCGCCTTCAACCACTACCAGAACGGCGTGGACGTTCTCCTCCGAGGCATGCACG TTGACCCCAACAAGGAGAGGTGTGAGGCTGTCAAGCTGAAGATAACCAAGTACCTGCGGCGGGCGGAGGAGATCTTTAATTGCCACCTGCAGAGGACGCTGGGCAGCGGAGCCAGCCCTGATGAG GGTTTCAGCAGCCTGAGGCTCCGGCCCATCCGCACGCTGAGCTCTGCCCTGGAGCAGCTGAGGGGCTGCAAGGTGGTCGGAGTCATCGAGAAG GTACAGCTCGTCCAGGACCTAGCAACTGGAGGGACCTTCGTGGTGAAG GGCCTGTCCAGGTGCCACATGACGAGCCGAGAGCGGCTGACCATCATCCCGCACGGCGTCCCCTACATGACCCAGCTGCTGCGGTACTTTGTGACCGAGGACTCCATCTTCCTACACCTGGAGCACGTGAAAG GAGGTACGCTCTGGTCCCACCTGCTCTCCCAGCCGTGCCCCCAGCAGTCTGGGACCGGGTCCGGCTCCAGCCTGGAGAGGATGAAGGCTCCGCTAAACTCCCACCTCAGCCTCGGGACCAGCTCGGTGCCCCTGGGATACACCCGCCTGCAGGACGGAATCCCTCTGGAGCCTCCatggacttctcagagcctcacCCCAGCCAGAGGGGTGGCGTCCGTTAAAGCCCAGAGAGAGGCTGGGGGTGAAGCCTCAGCCAGGACGAGCACTGCCCGCTTCTGGGACCTTCCAAAGGCCCCAGGTGGCTGCCTGCACTCCCACGCTGGGCGAGGGCCTAGCCAGAGCTCAGAGCCCGCGCCCCCGTGGGGGCTCCCTTGGGTTCGGGCCGGGGCTGGCCGGGTGCTGGGGGGCTGCTGCCGAGGCACAGGCCCAAGCCGCCCCTCGGCCTCTGGAGGGGCCAGCCCAGTGTCCGGCGGGGGCGCCTGGAGTCTGAAGGAGGAGCAGGTGAGGCAGTGGGCGGCCGAGACGCTGCTGGCCCTGGAGGCGCTGCACCAGCAAGGGGTGCTGTGCCGGGACCTCAATCCCCGGAATCTGCTCCTGGACCAGGCCG GCCACATCCGACTCACGTATTTTGGCCAGTGGTCAGAGGTGGAGCCCCAGTGTTGCAGGGAGGCTTCGCACAACCTCTACAGTGCCCCAG AGGTCGGTGGGATTTCGGAGCTGACCGACGCCTGTGACTGGTGGAGCTTTGGGTCTCTCCTGTATGAACTGCTGACCGGGACG CTCTAG
- the RPS6KL1 gene encoding ribosomal protein S6 kinase-like 1 isoform X1, whose amino-acid sequence MSLVACECPPGPGLEPKPCSRARSQARVYLEQIRNRVAPGAPDMTKHDYLVDAASQIRLALERDVSEDYEAAFNHYQNGVDVLLRGMHVDPNKERCEAVKLKITKYLRRAEEIFNCHLQRTLGSGASPDEGFSSLRLRPIRTLSSALEQLRGCKVVGVIEKVQLVQDLATGGTFVVKGLSRCHMTSRERLTIIPHGVPYMTQLLRYFVTEDSIFLHLEHVKGGTLWSHLLSQPCPQQSGTGSGSSLERMKAPLNSHLSLGTSSVPLGYTRLQDGIPLEPPWTSQSLTPARGVASVKAQREAGGEASARTSTARFWDLPKAPGGCLHSHAGRGPSQSSEPAPPWGLPWVRAGAGRVLGGCCRGTGPSRPSASGGASPVSGGGAWSLKEEQVRQWAAETLLALEALHQQGVLCRDLNPRNLLLDQAGHIRLTYFGQWSEVEPQCCREASHNLYSAPEVGGISELTDACDWWSFGSLLYELLTGTALSQSHPSGIQPHTQLQLPEWLSGPAASLLTELLQFDPARRLGAGGGGVHELKAHPFFSSIQWSKLGG is encoded by the exons ATGAGCCTGGTGGCCTGTGAGTGCCCTCCTGGCCCTGGCCTGGAGCCCAAACCCTGCTCTCGAGCACGGTCCCAGGCTCGAGTGTACCTGGAGCAGATTCGCAACCGGGTGGCTCCGGGAGCAcctgacatgactaagcatgacTACCTGGTGGACGCAGCCTCTCAGATCCGGCTGGCCCTGGAGCGTGACGTCAGTGAGGACTACGAGGCCGCCTTCAACCACTACCAGAACGGCGTGGACGTTCTCCTCCGAGGCATGCACG TTGACCCCAACAAGGAGAGGTGTGAGGCTGTCAAGCTGAAGATAACCAAGTACCTGCGGCGGGCGGAGGAGATCTTTAATTGCCACCTGCAGAGGACGCTGGGCAGCGGAGCCAGCCCTGATGAG GGTTTCAGCAGCCTGAGGCTCCGGCCCATCCGCACGCTGAGCTCTGCCCTGGAGCAGCTGAGGGGCTGCAAGGTGGTCGGAGTCATCGAGAAG GTACAGCTCGTCCAGGACCTAGCAACTGGAGGGACCTTCGTGGTGAAG GGCCTGTCCAGGTGCCACATGACGAGCCGAGAGCGGCTGACCATCATCCCGCACGGCGTCCCCTACATGACCCAGCTGCTGCGGTACTTTGTGACCGAGGACTCCATCTTCCTACACCTGGAGCACGTGAAAG GAGGTACGCTCTGGTCCCACCTGCTCTCCCAGCCGTGCCCCCAGCAGTCTGGGACCGGGTCCGGCTCCAGCCTGGAGAGGATGAAGGCTCCGCTAAACTCCCACCTCAGCCTCGGGACCAGCTCGGTGCCCCTGGGATACACCCGCCTGCAGGACGGAATCCCTCTGGAGCCTCCatggacttctcagagcctcacCCCAGCCAGAGGGGTGGCGTCCGTTAAAGCCCAGAGAGAGGCTGGGGGTGAAGCCTCAGCCAGGACGAGCACTGCCCGCTTCTGGGACCTTCCAAAGGCCCCAGGTGGCTGCCTGCACTCCCACGCTGGGCGAGGGCCTAGCCAGAGCTCAGAGCCCGCGCCCCCGTGGGGGCTCCCTTGGGTTCGGGCCGGGGCTGGCCGGGTGCTGGGGGGCTGCTGCCGAGGCACAGGCCCAAGCCGCCCCTCGGCCTCTGGAGGGGCCAGCCCAGTGTCCGGCGGGGGCGCCTGGAGTCTGAAGGAGGAGCAGGTGAGGCAGTGGGCGGCCGAGACGCTGCTGGCCCTGGAGGCGCTGCACCAGCAAGGGGTGCTGTGCCGGGACCTCAATCCCCGGAATCTGCTCCTGGACCAGGCCG GCCACATCCGACTCACGTATTTTGGCCAGTGGTCAGAGGTGGAGCCCCAGTGTTGCAGGGAGGCTTCGCACAACCTCTACAGTGCCCCAG AGGTCGGTGGGATTTCGGAGCTGACCGACGCCTGTGACTGGTGGAGCTTTGGGTCTCTCCTGTATGAACTGCTGACCGGGACG GCGCTGTCCCAGAGCCACCCCTCAGGAATCCAGCCCCACACCCAGCTGCAGCTGCCCGAGTGGCTCAGTGGCCCGGCGGCCTCCCTGCTGACTGAG CTCCTGCAGTTCGACCCTGCCCGGCGCCTGGGCGCTGGAGGCGGCGGCGTCCACGAGCTCAAGGCCCACCCCTTTTTCAGTTCCATCCAGTGGAGCAAACTGGGGGGATAG
- the RPS6KL1 gene encoding ribosomal protein S6 kinase-like 1 isoform X3, whose product MSLVACECPPGPGLEPKPCSRARSQARVYLEQIRNRVAPGAPDMTKHDYLVDAASQIRLALERDVSEDYEAAFNHYQNGVDVLLRGMHVDPNKERCEAVKLKITKYLRRAEEIFNCHLQRTLGSGASPDEGFSSLRLRPIRTLSSALEQLRGCKVVGVIEKVQLVQDLATGGTFVVKGLSRCHMTSRERLTIIPHGVPYMTQLLRYFVTEDSIFLHLEHVKGGTLWSHLLSQPCPQQSGTGSGSSLERMKAPLNSHLSLGTSSVPLGYTRLQDGIPLEPPWTSQSLTPARGVASVKAQREAGGEASARTSTARFWDLPKAPGGCLHSHAGRGPSQSSEPAPPWGLPWVRAGAGRVLGGCCRGTGPSRPSASGGASPVSGGGAWSLKEEQVRQWAAETLLALEALHQQGVLCRDLNPRNLLLDQAGHIRLTYFGQWSEVEPQCCREASHNLYSAPEVGGISELTDACDWWSFGSLLYELLTGTALSQSHPSGIQPHTQLQLPEWLSGPAASLLTEPVQG is encoded by the exons ATGAGCCTGGTGGCCTGTGAGTGCCCTCCTGGCCCTGGCCTGGAGCCCAAACCCTGCTCTCGAGCACGGTCCCAGGCTCGAGTGTACCTGGAGCAGATTCGCAACCGGGTGGCTCCGGGAGCAcctgacatgactaagcatgacTACCTGGTGGACGCAGCCTCTCAGATCCGGCTGGCCCTGGAGCGTGACGTCAGTGAGGACTACGAGGCCGCCTTCAACCACTACCAGAACGGCGTGGACGTTCTCCTCCGAGGCATGCACG TTGACCCCAACAAGGAGAGGTGTGAGGCTGTCAAGCTGAAGATAACCAAGTACCTGCGGCGGGCGGAGGAGATCTTTAATTGCCACCTGCAGAGGACGCTGGGCAGCGGAGCCAGCCCTGATGAG GGTTTCAGCAGCCTGAGGCTCCGGCCCATCCGCACGCTGAGCTCTGCCCTGGAGCAGCTGAGGGGCTGCAAGGTGGTCGGAGTCATCGAGAAG GTACAGCTCGTCCAGGACCTAGCAACTGGAGGGACCTTCGTGGTGAAG GGCCTGTCCAGGTGCCACATGACGAGCCGAGAGCGGCTGACCATCATCCCGCACGGCGTCCCCTACATGACCCAGCTGCTGCGGTACTTTGTGACCGAGGACTCCATCTTCCTACACCTGGAGCACGTGAAAG GAGGTACGCTCTGGTCCCACCTGCTCTCCCAGCCGTGCCCCCAGCAGTCTGGGACCGGGTCCGGCTCCAGCCTGGAGAGGATGAAGGCTCCGCTAAACTCCCACCTCAGCCTCGGGACCAGCTCGGTGCCCCTGGGATACACCCGCCTGCAGGACGGAATCCCTCTGGAGCCTCCatggacttctcagagcctcacCCCAGCCAGAGGGGTGGCGTCCGTTAAAGCCCAGAGAGAGGCTGGGGGTGAAGCCTCAGCCAGGACGAGCACTGCCCGCTTCTGGGACCTTCCAAAGGCCCCAGGTGGCTGCCTGCACTCCCACGCTGGGCGAGGGCCTAGCCAGAGCTCAGAGCCCGCGCCCCCGTGGGGGCTCCCTTGGGTTCGGGCCGGGGCTGGCCGGGTGCTGGGGGGCTGCTGCCGAGGCACAGGCCCAAGCCGCCCCTCGGCCTCTGGAGGGGCCAGCCCAGTGTCCGGCGGGGGCGCCTGGAGTCTGAAGGAGGAGCAGGTGAGGCAGTGGGCGGCCGAGACGCTGCTGGCCCTGGAGGCGCTGCACCAGCAAGGGGTGCTGTGCCGGGACCTCAATCCCCGGAATCTGCTCCTGGACCAGGCCG GCCACATCCGACTCACGTATTTTGGCCAGTGGTCAGAGGTGGAGCCCCAGTGTTGCAGGGAGGCTTCGCACAACCTCTACAGTGCCCCAG AGGTCGGTGGGATTTCGGAGCTGACCGACGCCTGTGACTGGTGGAGCTTTGGGTCTCTCCTGTATGAACTGCTGACCGGGACG GCGCTGTCCCAGAGCCACCCCTCAGGAATCCAGCCCCACACCCAGCTGCAGCTGCCCGAGTGGCTCAGTGGCCCGGCGGCCTCCCTGCTGACTGAG CCTGTCCAGGGCTGA
- the RPS6KL1 gene encoding ribosomal protein S6 kinase-like 1 isoform X4 has product MSLVACECPPGPGLEPKPCSRARSQARVYLEQIRNRVAPGAPDMTKHDYLVDAASQIRLALERDVSEDYEAAFNHYQNGVDVLLRGMHVDPNKERCEAVKLKITKYLRRAEEIFNCHLQRTLGSGASPDEGFSSLRLRPIRTLSSALEQLRGCKVVGVIEKVQLVQDLATGGTFVVKGLSRCHMTSRERLTIIPHGVPYMTQLLRYFVTEDSIFLHLEHVKGGTLWSHLLSQPCPQQSGTGSGSSLERMKAPLNSHLSLGTSSVPLGYTRLQDGIPLEPPWTSQSLTPARGVASVKAQREAGGEASARTSTARFWDLPKAPGGCLHSHAGRGPSQSSEPAPPWGLPWVRAGAGRVLGGCCRGTGPSRPSASGGASPVSGGGAWSLKEEQVRQWAAETLLALEALHQQGVLCRDLNPRNLLLDQAGHIRLTYFGQWSEVEPQCCREASHNLYSAPEVGGISELTDACDWWSFGSLLYELLTGTVVAETRDHRCRHLPQPGRQQIQSRRRWSHGRAREV; this is encoded by the exons ATGAGCCTGGTGGCCTGTGAGTGCCCTCCTGGCCCTGGCCTGGAGCCCAAACCCTGCTCTCGAGCACGGTCCCAGGCTCGAGTGTACCTGGAGCAGATTCGCAACCGGGTGGCTCCGGGAGCAcctgacatgactaagcatgacTACCTGGTGGACGCAGCCTCTCAGATCCGGCTGGCCCTGGAGCGTGACGTCAGTGAGGACTACGAGGCCGCCTTCAACCACTACCAGAACGGCGTGGACGTTCTCCTCCGAGGCATGCACG TTGACCCCAACAAGGAGAGGTGTGAGGCTGTCAAGCTGAAGATAACCAAGTACCTGCGGCGGGCGGAGGAGATCTTTAATTGCCACCTGCAGAGGACGCTGGGCAGCGGAGCCAGCCCTGATGAG GGTTTCAGCAGCCTGAGGCTCCGGCCCATCCGCACGCTGAGCTCTGCCCTGGAGCAGCTGAGGGGCTGCAAGGTGGTCGGAGTCATCGAGAAG GTACAGCTCGTCCAGGACCTAGCAACTGGAGGGACCTTCGTGGTGAAG GGCCTGTCCAGGTGCCACATGACGAGCCGAGAGCGGCTGACCATCATCCCGCACGGCGTCCCCTACATGACCCAGCTGCTGCGGTACTTTGTGACCGAGGACTCCATCTTCCTACACCTGGAGCACGTGAAAG GAGGTACGCTCTGGTCCCACCTGCTCTCCCAGCCGTGCCCCCAGCAGTCTGGGACCGGGTCCGGCTCCAGCCTGGAGAGGATGAAGGCTCCGCTAAACTCCCACCTCAGCCTCGGGACCAGCTCGGTGCCCCTGGGATACACCCGCCTGCAGGACGGAATCCCTCTGGAGCCTCCatggacttctcagagcctcacCCCAGCCAGAGGGGTGGCGTCCGTTAAAGCCCAGAGAGAGGCTGGGGGTGAAGCCTCAGCCAGGACGAGCACTGCCCGCTTCTGGGACCTTCCAAAGGCCCCAGGTGGCTGCCTGCACTCCCACGCTGGGCGAGGGCCTAGCCAGAGCTCAGAGCCCGCGCCCCCGTGGGGGCTCCCTTGGGTTCGGGCCGGGGCTGGCCGGGTGCTGGGGGGCTGCTGCCGAGGCACAGGCCCAAGCCGCCCCTCGGCCTCTGGAGGGGCCAGCCCAGTGTCCGGCGGGGGCGCCTGGAGTCTGAAGGAGGAGCAGGTGAGGCAGTGGGCGGCCGAGACGCTGCTGGCCCTGGAGGCGCTGCACCAGCAAGGGGTGCTGTGCCGGGACCTCAATCCCCGGAATCTGCTCCTGGACCAGGCCG GCCACATCCGACTCACGTATTTTGGCCAGTGGTCAGAGGTGGAGCCCCAGTGTTGCAGGGAGGCTTCGCACAACCTCTACAGTGCCCCAG AGGTCGGTGGGATTTCGGAGCTGACCGACGCCTGTGACTGGTGGAGCTTTGGGTCTCTCCTGTATGAACTGCTGACCGGGACG GTTGTTGCGGAAACTAGGGATCACAGGTGCAGGCACCTTCCTCAGCCCGGCAGGCAGCAGATCCAAAGCAGAAGGCGATGGAGTCATGGCCGTGCCCGTGAGGTGTGA
- the RPS6KL1 gene encoding ribosomal protein S6 kinase-like 1 isoform X2 codes for MSLVACECPPGPGLEPKPCSRARSQARVYLEQIRNRVAPGAPDMTKHDYLVDAASQIRLALERDVSEDYEAAFNHYQNGVDVLLRGMHVDPNKERCEAVKLKITKYLRRAEEIFNCHLQRTLGSGASPDEGFSSLRLRPIRTLSSALEQLRGCKVVGVIEKVQLVQDLATGGTFVVKGLSRCHMTSRERLTIIPHGVPYMTQLLRYFVTEDSIFLHLEHVKGGTLWSHLLSQPCPQQSGTGSGSSLERMKAPLNSHLSLGTSSVPLGYTRLQDGIPLEPPWTSQSLTPARGVASVKAQREAGGEASARTSTARFWDLPKAPGGCLHSHAGRGPSQSSEPAPPWGLPWVRAGAGRVLGGCCRGTGPSRPSASGGASPVSGGGAWSLKEEQVRQWAAETLLALEALHQQGVLCRDLNPRNLLLDQAGHIRLTYFGQWSEVEPQCCREASHNLYSAPEVGGISELTDACDWWSFGSLLYELLTGTHRPPLPQLGDRERRRKQFPPRPWPHFAPRPSSGCCGN; via the exons ATGAGCCTGGTGGCCTGTGAGTGCCCTCCTGGCCCTGGCCTGGAGCCCAAACCCTGCTCTCGAGCACGGTCCCAGGCTCGAGTGTACCTGGAGCAGATTCGCAACCGGGTGGCTCCGGGAGCAcctgacatgactaagcatgacTACCTGGTGGACGCAGCCTCTCAGATCCGGCTGGCCCTGGAGCGTGACGTCAGTGAGGACTACGAGGCCGCCTTCAACCACTACCAGAACGGCGTGGACGTTCTCCTCCGAGGCATGCACG TTGACCCCAACAAGGAGAGGTGTGAGGCTGTCAAGCTGAAGATAACCAAGTACCTGCGGCGGGCGGAGGAGATCTTTAATTGCCACCTGCAGAGGACGCTGGGCAGCGGAGCCAGCCCTGATGAG GGTTTCAGCAGCCTGAGGCTCCGGCCCATCCGCACGCTGAGCTCTGCCCTGGAGCAGCTGAGGGGCTGCAAGGTGGTCGGAGTCATCGAGAAG GTACAGCTCGTCCAGGACCTAGCAACTGGAGGGACCTTCGTGGTGAAG GGCCTGTCCAGGTGCCACATGACGAGCCGAGAGCGGCTGACCATCATCCCGCACGGCGTCCCCTACATGACCCAGCTGCTGCGGTACTTTGTGACCGAGGACTCCATCTTCCTACACCTGGAGCACGTGAAAG GAGGTACGCTCTGGTCCCACCTGCTCTCCCAGCCGTGCCCCCAGCAGTCTGGGACCGGGTCCGGCTCCAGCCTGGAGAGGATGAAGGCTCCGCTAAACTCCCACCTCAGCCTCGGGACCAGCTCGGTGCCCCTGGGATACACCCGCCTGCAGGACGGAATCCCTCTGGAGCCTCCatggacttctcagagcctcacCCCAGCCAGAGGGGTGGCGTCCGTTAAAGCCCAGAGAGAGGCTGGGGGTGAAGCCTCAGCCAGGACGAGCACTGCCCGCTTCTGGGACCTTCCAAAGGCCCCAGGTGGCTGCCTGCACTCCCACGCTGGGCGAGGGCCTAGCCAGAGCTCAGAGCCCGCGCCCCCGTGGGGGCTCCCTTGGGTTCGGGCCGGGGCTGGCCGGGTGCTGGGGGGCTGCTGCCGAGGCACAGGCCCAAGCCGCCCCTCGGCCTCTGGAGGGGCCAGCCCAGTGTCCGGCGGGGGCGCCTGGAGTCTGAAGGAGGAGCAGGTGAGGCAGTGGGCGGCCGAGACGCTGCTGGCCCTGGAGGCGCTGCACCAGCAAGGGGTGCTGTGCCGGGACCTCAATCCCCGGAATCTGCTCCTGGACCAGGCCG GCCACATCCGACTCACGTATTTTGGCCAGTGGTCAGAGGTGGAGCCCCAGTGTTGCAGGGAGGCTTCGCACAACCTCTACAGTGCCCCAG AGGTCGGTGGGATTTCGGAGCTGACCGACGCCTGTGACTGGTGGAGCTTTGGGTCTCTCCTGTATGAACTGCTGACCGGGACG CACAGGCCCCCTCTGCCCCAGCTCGGAGACcgtgagaggaggaggaagcaatTCCCACCCAGACCTTGGCCACACTTTGCACCCCGACCCTCGTCAG GTTGTTGCGGAAACTAG